The proteins below are encoded in one region of Anguilla anguilla isolate fAngAng1 chromosome 3, fAngAng1.pri, whole genome shotgun sequence:
- the LOC118223753 gene encoding transcription elongation regulator 1-like isoform X4: MAEHVEGDGIGFGDNRMTDQQALRFRVPSPAPGPAPSPTPAAVMRGPPPLMRPPPPPFAMMRGPPPRPPFGRPPFDSSMPPMPPPGGIPPPLGPPHLQRPPFMPPPMGSMPPPPGMMFPPGMPPVPAPGTPTLPPNEDLWVENKAPEGKVYYYNARTRESAWSKPEGVKIIQQAEINPLMVTQSAAATSSASLPVASIVSSPIPTQAPSPGPALGPSPSTTTSQALSHPISTPAAVEMAAIVTAPSSAAVTPVPAVSIPTVTATATAVQTLPQTLPQSLPAGLPHPMPQATPSLPAFPPVMVPPFRVPLPGMPIPLPGLLPGMAPPLVPMMHHPQMAMAAAPAALSGLSLTEWSEYKTADGKAYFYNTRTQESTWDRPQQLRERDKEVEKAKELTLSEEEDLMDMEEAEPKVEPPKEVREEPKEEEMTEEERAAQKAKPVATTPIPGTPWCVVWTGDDRVFFYNPTTRLSMWDRPEELVGRADVDKSIQEPPHKKGLEETRKLGISKDELEAAVEEALEDEPIKAKKRKKEEVREDSEKEAAMEVEMKAARERAVVPLEARMKQFRDMLLERGVSAFSTWEKELHKIVFDPRYLLLNPKERKQVFEQYVKTRAEEERKEKKNKLMQSKDEFRKMMEEARIGARMTFSEFASKHGRDSRFKAIEKMKDREAIFIEFMTALRKKEKDDSKNRGEKVKLDFFELLADHHVDGQLRWSKVKERLEGDHRYKAVEGSAAREELFKQFVEKQAKKLDSEKEKELERQARIEASLREREREVQKARSEQTKEIDREREQHKREEAIQHFRALMSDMVRSSDASWSDTRRNLRKDHRWETSSLLEREEKEKLFNEHIEALAKKKKEHFRQLLDETTTITLTTSWKEAKKAIKEDPRCIKFSSSDRKKQREFEDYIKDKYITAKADFRTLLKETKFITYRSRKLMQESDQHLRDVEKVLQNDKRYLVLECVPEERRKLIMSYIEDLDRRGPPPPPTASEPTRRSTK; the protein is encoded by the exons ATGGCGGAGCACGTAGAGGGAGACGGTATTGGATTCGGCGACAACAG GATGACGGACCAGCAGGCCTTGCGTTTCCGtgtcccctcccctgcccccggccccgcccccagccccacccctgcTGCCGTGATGCGTGGGCCCCCCCCTCTAATGaggccccctcctcccccgttCGCCATGATGAGGGGTCCCCCGCCACGCCCACCTTTCGGTCGGCCGCCCTTCGATTCCAGCATGCCGCCCATGCCCCCCCCGGGGGGCATACCCCCCCCTCTCGGACCCCCGCACCTGCAG AGGCCTCCATTCATGCCCCCCCCGATGGGCAGCATGCCTCCACCCCCCGGCATGATGTTCCCCCCCGGAATGCCTCCAGTGCCCGCCCCCggcacccccaccctcccgcccAACGAGGACCTCTGGGTGGAGAACAAGGCGCCCGAAGGAAAG GTGTACTACTACAACGCCCGCACGCGGGAGTCGGCCTGGAGCAAGCCGGAGGGCGTGAAGATCATCCAGCAGGCCGAAATTAACCCCCTCATGGTCACCCAATCGGCTGCTGCCACCTCATCTGCCAGCCTACCAGTGGCCAGCATTGTGTCAAGCCCCATTCCCACACAGGCTCCctctcctggccccgccctcggcccctcccccagcaccaccacTTCCCAGGCCCTGTCCCATCCCATCTCCA CCCCCGCAGCGGTGGAGATGGCTGCCATAGTAACCGCCCCCTCCAGCGCCGCGGTGACCCCGGTGCCGGCCGTCAGCATCCCCACGGTAACGGCCACGGCAACGGCGGTGCAGACGCTGCCGCAGACGCTCCCCCAGAGCCTCCCCGCCGGGCTGCCACACCCCATGCCGCAGGCCacgccctccctccccgcctTCCCGCCCGTCATGGTGCCGCCGTTCCGCGTGCCTTTACCTGGGATGCCCATTCCCCTGCCAG GTTTACTCCCCGGGATGGCCCCTCCCTTagttcccatgatgcaccacCCTCAGATGGCGATGGCGGCGGCCCCGGCGGCGCTCTCAgggctgtcactcacagagtGGTCCGAGTACAAGACGGCCGACGGGAAGGCGTACTTCTACAACACGCGCACGCAGGAGTCCACCTGGGACCGGCCCCAGCAGCTCCGCGAGagag aTAAGGAGGTGGAGAAGGCCAAGGAGTTGACTCTCTCCGAGGAGGAGGATCTGATGGAcatggaggaggcggagcccaAGGTGGAGCCTCCTAAGGAGGTGCGAGAG GAGCccaaggaggaggagatgacggaggaggagagggcggCCCAGAAGGCCAAACCCGTGGccaccacccccatccccgGCACCCCCTG gtgtgtggtgtggacCGGGGATGACCGTGTGTTCTTCTACAACCCCACCACCCGGCTCTCCATGTGGGACCGTCCCGAGGAGCTGGTGGGCCGGGCCGACGTGGACAAGAGCATCCAGGAGCCCCCCCACAAGAAGGGCTTGGAGGAGACGCGCAAGCTGG GGATCAGCAAGGACGAACTGGAAGCAGCTGTAGAGGAAGCTCTGGAAGATGAGCCAATCAAAGCCAAGAAGAGAaa GAAGGAGGAGGTGCGAGAGGACTCTGAGAAGGAGGCGGCGATGGAGGTGGAGATGAAGGCGGCGAGGGAGCGGGCCGTGGTGCCGCTGGAGGCCCGGATGAAGCAGTTCAGAGACATGCTGCTGGAGAGAGGG gTCTCGGCCTTCTCCACCTGGGAGAAGGAGCTGCATAAGATCGTGTTTGATCCCCGATACCTGCTGCTGAACCCCAAGGAGAGGAAGCAG gtgtttGAGCAGTATGTGAAGACGcgggcagaggaagagagaaaagagaagaagaacaaACTGATGCAGTCGAAGGACGAGTTCAGAAAGATGATGGAGGAGGCCAGAATCGGCGCCAG GATGACCTTCAGCGAGTTTGCGTCGAAGCATGGCCGCGACTCGCGCTTCAAGGCCATCGAGAAGATGAAGGACCGGGAGGCCATCTTCATCGAGTTCATGACCGCGCTCcggaagaaggagaaggacgACTCCAAGAACCGCGGAGAGAAG gtgaagCTGGATTTCTTCGAGCTGCTGGCGGACCACCACGTGGACGGGCAGCTGCGCTGGAGCAAGGTGAAGGAGAGGCTGGAGGGAGACCACCGCTACAAGGCTGTGGAAGGTTCCGCTGCCAGGGAGGAGCTCTTCAAGCAGTTTGTGGAGAAACAGGCCAAG AAGCTGGACTctgagaaggagaaggagctggAGCGGCAGGCCCGGATCGAGGCCAGCctgagggagcgggagagggaggtgcAGAAGGCTCGCTCAGAGCAGACCAAGGAGATCGACCgcgagagagagcagcacaaaCGCGAGGAGGCCATCCAGCATTTCAGAGCCCTAATGTCCGACATG GTGCGCTCGTCGGACGCCTCGTGGTCGGACACGCGGAGGAACCTGCGGAAGGACCACCGCTGGGAGACTTCCTCGCTGCTGGAGCgcgaggagaaggagaagctcTTCAACGAGCACATCGAGGCGCTcgccaagaagaagaaggagcaCTTCCGCCAGCTGCTGGACGAGACCACCACA ATCACGCTCACAACATCCTGGAAGGAGGCGAAGAAGGCCATTAAGGAAGATCCTCGCTGCATTAAGTTCTCCAGCAGTGACCGG AAAAAGCAAAGGGAGTTCGAGGACTACATCAAAGACAAGTACATCACCGCCAAAGCAGACTTCCGGACGCTTCTAAAAGAGACGAAGTTCATCACGTACAG GTCCCGGAAGTTGATGCAGGAGTCGGACCAGCACCTGAGAGACGTGGAGAAGGTTCTGCAGAACGACAAGCGCTACCTGGTGCTGGAGTGTGTTCCAGAGGAGCGCCGCAAGCTCATCATGTCCTACATAGAGGACCTGGACCGCCGCgggccgccccccccacccaccgctTCCGAGCCCACCCGCCGCTCAACCAAGTAA